TTCTCGGCGTAGCGCAGGTCGGCGTTGTCCAGACGGAAGACCGCCGTCTTGTAGGCGCCGGAGCCCAGCACGCTGTTGCCGACGGCGAAGCCCGCGAACTGGAAGTCATTGCCCACGGCGTTGTACTGGGTGCCGAAGTTGCCCGAGCCCCCGATGTCCTTGAAGTCGACTTCCATGTACAGCGTGGCGCCGCGGGTGAAGTTCACGCCCGCGGGCCGCTTGAAGTACATCAACCCCGTGTAGTTGCCGCCGCCGAGGTTCTGGCCCTGGTAGACGGTCTTCCCATCCAGGCTGATGGTGTTGAAGACGCCGTCGGAACCCGACCACGCCGTCATGACCGTGCTCACGGCCCCGGCCCGCCCGGGCAGAAGGGTGAGGCACAGGAGGCTCGCGAGCCATGACCACGAGAGCAGCCGTGGCCCCCAGATTCTGTGATTCAGTCCACTGGTAATTTTTTCGTATTTCATGGATTATCAGTGTAATGCTTGAAATGCTGCTTTTCCAGTAATTCGAATCGACGCCCGCGCGTGGGTGCTTTACCCCCGGTTCCTCATGGGCCTGCCTGCTGTAGTCGCCATACGCCGTGGGCGGTGCTCCCTCGTCTGGTAGAGTCCTCCGGCGTTGTACTCCCGCTGGAGACCTCATGAAGACCCCGCCCGTGGTGCCTCCGAGCGATGGACCCCCGACGACGCGCATCGAGGGCGTCGCCAAGGTGACGGGCCGCGCCGACTACACCGCGGATGCCGTGCCCCAGAACCTCGCCCATGCCGTGCTGGTGGGCGCGACGATCGCCCACGGGACCATCGCCACCCTCGACACCACCGAGGCGCTCTCGATGCCCGGCGTCCTCACCGTGCTCACCCACCTGAACGCGCCACGCCTGTGCAAGGCCGCCGTCTTTCCCCTGGGCGCCTCCGGCAGCCGGCGCCCGCCGCTTCAAGACGAGCAGGTGCGCTACCGGGGCCAGCACGTCGCCGCCGTCATCGCCGAGAGTCTCGAGGCCGCCCGCCACGCGGCCTCGCGGGTGCGGGTGACCTACCGCGAGACACCTCCCGCCGCCACGCTCGGCGCCGGGGAGGCCCGGCGCGTCGCCAGCCTGGGGCTTCTCTCCAAGGCGTTGAGCGGGGACTCGCGTCGAGGCGATCCCGACACCGCGCTCGCCTCCGCGCCGCTCACCCTCGACGCCGTCTACACCACGCCCCGCGAGTTCCACGCCGCCATGGAGCCCCACGCGACGCTCGCCTGGTGGGACGACGCGGAGCACCTCACGGTGCGCGAGGGCTCCCAGTGGGTGGATGGGGCGCAGGACGTGCTCGCCGTCTGGTTCGACTTGAAGCGGGAGCACGTCCGGGTGCTCTCCGCCTTCGTGGGCGGCGGCTTCGGCAGCCGGCTCAGCCTCTACCCGCATGCGGGGATCGCGGCCATGGCGGCGCGCGTGGTGCGCCGGCCGGTGAAGCTCGTCCTCTCCCGCTCCCAGGTGTTCCATTCGGTGGGCAACCGGCCCGCCACCCGCCAGCGGCTGCGCCTGGGCGCGGAGGCCACGGGCAGGCTCTCGGCCATCATCCACGAGACGACGAACGAGTCGGACCGGGACTCCCATTACGCCGAGCAGGGCTCGCGTGCGTCCGAGGCGGCCTACGCCGTGGCGAACTACCGGGCCGAGAACTCCCTCGTCACGCTCGACATCCCCGTGCCCGGCTGGATGCGCGCCCCAGGCGAGGCCCCGGGCAGCTTCGCCATCGAGTCGGCGATGGATGAGCTCGCGGCCCAGGCCCGGCTCGATCCGCTCCAGCTGCGCCTGCTCAACCACGCCGACTCCGACCCGCACTCCGGCAAGCCCTGGTCGTCGCGCAGACTGAAGGAGGCCTATGCCGCGGGGGCCGAGGCCATCGGCTGGTCCCGCCGCGCGCTCGAGCCCCGGAGCCGGCGCGAGGGCCACGAGTGGGTGGGGCTGGGCATGGCGACCGCCGCCTATCCCACCCGGCACGCTCCCTCGGAGGCACGGGTGGGCATCTCCCGCGACGGCGGCGTGTACGTCGAGAGCCGGGGCGTCGACATCGGTCAGGGCAGCTACACCGCCCTCGCCATCATCGCCGCCGAGGTGCTCGGCCTGCCGCCCTCGCGCATCGACGTGCGGCTCGGCGACACCCGGCATCCGCGCTCGGCCTTCGCCGGAGGCTCCATGCTGTCCTCCTCGCTCGGGCTCGCCGTCCATGGCGCCGCGAGCACGCTGCGCGACCGGTTGTTCGATCTGGCGCGCCGGCAGCCGGCCTCCCCGCTCCACCGCCGGAGCCGAGAGGAGCTCTCCGTCCGGGAGGGCCGGGTGGTGCTGGGTGCGGACCCGGCGGTGGGCGTGGACTTCGCGGCGCTCGTCTCGGGCTCGGGCCAGGAGCAGCTCGACGCCATGCACCGCACCCATCCCACGCTCATCAGCCGGCTCAGCGGCCCCAAGGCCTTCACCACCATGGCGGCGGTGCGGACCCAGACCGCGGGCGACAGCTCCTGCTATAGCTGGGGAGCGCAGTTCGTCGAGGTCGCCGTCGACGAGGAGCTGGGCACCGTGCGTGTGCGCCGCATGGTCGGGGCGTTCGACTGCGGGCGGATCCTCAACCCCCAGGCGGCGCGCAGCCAGTTGCTCGGAGGCATGACGATGGGGCTCGGCATGGCGCTCAGCGAGGCGGGGCACGTTGATCCGCGCACGGCGCTCGTCGTGAACGGGGACCTGGGCGAGTACCTCGTCCCCGTGCAGGCGGATGTGCCGGAGATCGAGGTCCTGTTCGTGGGCGAGCCGGATCCGTCCACGGCCCCGCTCGGCATCAAGTCGGTGGGAGAGATTGGCATCACGGGCGTCGCCGCCGCCATCGCCAACGCCGTCTACAACGCCACCGGCCGCAGGCTGCGCGACCTGCCCCTCGATCTGCGCGCGAGCTGACCCGAGTCCTGACTAGGTCAGGTCGTGCAGATCCTTGCCGAGCGGAGGCGTGAGGCGGAACTCCGAGAAACGCACGCTCAGCCCGGCCCGCTCCGGCGTACAGCACATCGGTCCCACCTGATAGGACGCGGCCTCCGGGAACGGTGCGAGCCGGACCAACGGCCACGTCTTGCCATCGGCCGACACCTGCAACCGCAGCACCCCCTTGGCCACCGTCGCGCGCATCCAGAACGAGCGGGAGTCGTGTTCATAGGGCCCCGTCGCCCAATCCGACTTGCCATTCGTCAGCACGCTGCTCAGCATCGCCCGGCCATCGGACATCTCGATGCCCGCCTTGACCCAGCGCCGATTGTCGACGCGCACCATGATGCCGGCCTGGTCATACAACTGCTCATAGGCCGCCTCGACGCGAAGCTGCGCCGTGAAGCTGGCGCCCGTGCGGACACCCAGGAAATGGCCGGAGTCGCGCGTGAAGCCATAGTGGGTCTCACGCCAGAAGTCGGTCGACTTGTCCGTCGTCACCTCGAGGACGCCATCGGCTCGCTTCCAGACCTTCGGCTCGTTCAGCCAGATTCCGTCTTCCATCGTCGTTCCCGCTCCCTTGCCAGCCGGTGGCGCGGCCACGGCCTTCTCGACGATCGCCGGCACCAGCACCGCACCCACCCCCGCGCCGAGGATCGTCCTTCGTCCGAATCTCTTCGAGCCCATTCAATGCCTCCATGTCCGGCACCGCCATCACACTCGCGGTGTGCGTCTCTATACACCAGCCGACGTGTGGCGAGGTCTGCTCGAGCGTTCCAAGTGCCTTGGCGACCTCGCTCTAGGGACAGAGCCGCTCGACGGACTTGATCCGCACGGCTCCGTCGACATTCGGATCGTTCGTCTGGTCGCCGATGGCGATGGTGCCGTTCGCCGCGAAGTTGTTCCGCGTGAGTTTCGCGACGCCGTCGATGCTCACCGTTGCCACCTTCTCTGTGTCCACCGAGAGTTCGTAGACATGATACGCGCCGTCGGTCACCGGGAACGCCGCGGACTGCGTGTCGTCCGCCCAGCCGATCGCCGCGCTGTCGAGGTAGATCATCTGCGAGCGATCCACGGCTTGTCCGGTCGGGGGCGTGAAGCTCCCCAGGATGGCCGCGCCACTGTCGAGCTGGTTGTGGGTGTTCACCGACTCGACCTGCATCGTCACGCGGAGGGTGAACGGCTTCGTGGCGTCGAGCGCGTTCGCCCGTAGGATGAGCAGCTGCTCGCTCGTTCGCGCGCCGCTGCTCGTCGACGTCGCGAGGCGAACGTAGTCCGCGCCGTACGTGAGCGTGTTCTGCGTCAGCGAGGCCGTCGTCCAGCCTTGCGCCGCGATGTCGTTACCACCGACCAGCAGCGGAACGCTCGCCCGAGCCGTCCACCGCGTGGTCGACGTCTCCGGCACGCACGTCTCGCAGGCGTTCCCCGGGTTCGGCGCACCCGAGGCGTGGAACACGCCGTCAATGAAGCACTTCGGGGTGCACATGCCGGCCGAGCAGACCTGTCCCGCGTTGCACGACGTCCCGTCAGCGCGTTGTGTCCACGCGGTCGCGGACGTCGTCGGCGAGCACTGTTCGCACGGATTCGTCGCGTTCACCGCCCCGGCGGTGACCTGCTTGCCGTCGATCTGACAGGTCGCGACACAAACGCCGCCCTCACAAGCCTCGCCGGTCGCGCACGACTTGTCACAACCACCGCAGTGCATCGGGTCGTTCACGGTGCTCCCACAGGAGTCGCCGGGAATGGAATGATCGCCGCAGGCCGCTACGAAGCCGAGCACGACGAGGCAGGAGAGTGTGGTGGAGCGAATGGGGAGCATGGAGCCCGCCAGTCTACGCGCCCACACGCTCCAAGAACATGGGTGAAGGTCCGACGTATGCTCCCGAGGGAGATCGGCGCATCGGGCCGGTGAGAAAGGTGTGTCATGGGCACGAAGGTTCATTACATCAGCCATCCGGAGGTCGAGGTCGATCCCACACGTCCCGTGCCGCGCTGGCGTTTGTCCCCGCGCGGTATTGCCCGGATGCGAGCGGTGGCCGAGGAGCCCGCTCTGGCCCCCGTGCGCACCATCTGGGCGAGCACGGAGACCAAGGCGATCGAAGCGGCGGGACTGCTCGCGGGGGCCCTGGGGCTGCCCGTGCGTGTGTTGCCGGAGCTGGGCGAGAACGATCGCAGCGCGACGGGCTACCTGCCACCCACGGAGTTCGAGCGCATGGCCGACGCCTTCTTCGCCCGGCCCGATGAGTCCGTGAGGGGCTGGGAGAGTGCCCGCTCGGCGCAGGCCCGCATCGTCTCCGCCGTGGACGCGGTGCTGCGAGACAGCCCGGAGGGGGAGGTGGCCCTCGTCGCCCATGGTGGGGTGGGGGCCTTGTTGCTCGCGCACCTGAAGGGGCTGCCCATCTCGCGCGAGCTCGACCAGCCCCGGCAGGGTTGCCGCTATGTCTTCGACAGGGAGCGCCGTGTCCTCTTGAGCGAGGGGTGGGAGCCGTTGCCGGAGGGACGCGCGACGTGAGCTCGCCTGGGGGCGTCAGGCGGCGGAGCCCGCATGGAGGTGGGCGCGCTGGGCGTGTTTCCGGGCCAGGCCGAAGAAGCGGGGACGGATGACGGACATGCGGTACTGCTCGGCGTTGCGATGGCCCCGCGCGCGGTAGTGCCTCAGCATCTCGGGCTCGTCTCGGAGCTGGACCAGGACGCGTGCCAGTTCCCGCGGCGTGTTTTCAACGAGCCGCACCCCCGAGTCTCCCACCACGTCGACGATGCCGCCCGCATCGGCGTACACGACGACGGCACCCCGGGCCTGGGCTTCCAACGTGGTCAGCGAGAAGGCCTCCAGCCGCCGCGAAGGGAAGACACAGACATCGCAGCCGGAGAAGCGCTCGAGCAGCGTGCGCCGGGGCAGGTGTCCCTCGAAGCGGACGCGAGACTCCAGACCCTGGGAGGCCACCTCGGCGTGGAGCCGCGCCAGGTAGCCGGGCGAATCCTCGTTTCCAATCACGGTGAGGTGGATGCCCCCGGGCACGTGGCGCATCGCCTCGACCGCGATGTCCGCTCCCTTCCAGGGGGTCAACCGTCCGGCATACAGGACACGCAAGGGCGAAGGGGCTCGAGGGGAAAGCGCCTCGTCCTCCGCACGGGAGACGTAGAAGTCATCCGGAATGCCGTGGGGAATCACCTCGTACTCGAGGGTGGAAGGATCCACGGCGAAGTAATCCTCCGCCATCCGCCGCGCGGGGAAGAGCAACACGTCCATGCGTGCGCGGATGGCGCGCAGGTTGGCCAGGAAGAACTCCGACTGGGTCGCGCTCTGCACGTCGGTGCCATGGCAGATGCCGGCCTTGGGGATGCCGGGCGCCTCCTCCGCGAAGGCGCGGGAGAGACCGAAGTTGAGATGCTGGCAATGGATGAGCGTGGGACGAAACTCCTCCACGTGGCGAGCCACCTCCCGCCGCAGCTCCCGGACATACGCCTCGAATCCCTCCTGCGTGCGCACCTTGGGGGTCTCCAGGAAGCACACGCCGTCCATGCCCCACCATCTGCCCGTCCCTTCTGGAGGCGGGAGGGTGAGGAAGCGCACCTCCACTCCGGGGGGCGGCTGGCGGTACCAGTCGTCACACAGCAGGGGGCTGCCCCCAAAGGGGGCGAAGGGAATATCAATGCCCGTGAGGATCCTCATGGCAGCTCCCTGGGCTTCTCGAAGTCCCGGTAGAGTTCCTTGGGTCCGGTGAGAATCATGAGGGGTCGTCCAGGAGCTTGTGGAACATGCAGGTGGCCCAGGTCGGCGGTGATTTGCAGGAACAGGCCCAGACGTCCCAGGGACGAGCGCCCGATGAGACTGGGCACGTAGGTGTCAGTGCCAATGACCTCCTGGGTCGAGCCCAGATAGACGCGTCCGGGTTGGAGGAGGAAGCCCTCGGGAGGCGCCGCGGCGCCCCAGAAGGGCATGGAGAAGTCGAACCCGGGGCCCAGGTTGGCATCCGACAACGTTCCTCCCAGCACCGGGCCCATCTCCCGCATGAGCCGAGAGCCATACAGTGGATGACCCATGGACGACGATTTCAGTGT
This genomic interval from Cystobacter ferrugineus contains the following:
- a CDS encoding xanthine dehydrogenase family protein molybdopterin-binding subunit, with translation MKTPPVVPPSDGPPTTRIEGVAKVTGRADYTADAVPQNLAHAVLVGATIAHGTIATLDTTEALSMPGVLTVLTHLNAPRLCKAAVFPLGASGSRRPPLQDEQVRYRGQHVAAVIAESLEAARHAASRVRVTYRETPPAATLGAGEARRVASLGLLSKALSGDSRRGDPDTALASAPLTLDAVYTTPREFHAAMEPHATLAWWDDAEHLTVREGSQWVDGAQDVLAVWFDLKREHVRVLSAFVGGGFGSRLSLYPHAGIAAMAARVVRRPVKLVLSRSQVFHSVGNRPATRQRLRLGAEATGRLSAIIHETTNESDRDSHYAEQGSRASEAAYAVANYRAENSLVTLDIPVPGWMRAPGEAPGSFAIESAMDELAAQARLDPLQLRLLNHADSDPHSGKPWSSRRLKEAYAAGAEAIGWSRRALEPRSRREGHEWVGLGMATAAYPTRHAPSEARVGISRDGGVYVESRGVDIGQGSYTALAIIAAEVLGLPPSRIDVRLGDTRHPRSAFAGGSMLSSSLGLAVHGAASTLRDRLFDLARRQPASPLHRRSREELSVREGRVVLGADPAVGVDFAALVSGSGQEQLDAMHRTHPTLISRLSGPKAFTTMAAVRTQTAGDSSCYSWGAQFVEVAVDEELGTVRVRRMVGAFDCGRILNPQAARSQLLGGMTMGLGMALSEAGHVDPRTALVVNGDLGEYLVPVQADVPEIEVLFVGEPDPSTAPLGIKSVGEIGITGVAAAIANAVYNATGRRLRDLPLDLRAS
- a CDS encoding histidine phosphatase family protein, yielding MGTKVHYISHPEVEVDPTRPVPRWRLSPRGIARMRAVAEEPALAPVRTIWASTETKAIEAAGLLAGALGLPVRVLPELGENDRSATGYLPPTEFERMADAFFARPDESVRGWESARSAQARIVSAVDAVLRDSPEGEVALVAHGGVGALLLAHLKGLPISRELDQPRQGCRYVFDRERRVLLSEGWEPLPEGRAT
- a CDS encoding DUF1349 domain-containing protein; this translates as MGSKRFGRRTILGAGVGAVLVPAIVEKAVAAPPAGKGAGTTMEDGIWLNEPKVWKRADGVLEVTTDKSTDFWRETHYGFTRDSGHFLGVRTGASFTAQLRVEAAYEQLYDQAGIMVRVDNRRWVKAGIEMSDGRAMLSSVLTNGKSDWATGPYEHDSRSFWMRATVAKGVLRLQVSADGKTWPLVRLAPFPEAASYQVGPMCCTPERAGLSVRFSEFRLTPPLGKDLHDLT
- a CDS encoding glycosyltransferase family 4 protein, with protein sequence MRILTGIDIPFAPFGGSPLLCDDWYRQPPPGVEVRFLTLPPPEGTGRWWGMDGVCFLETPKVRTQEGFEAYVRELRREVARHVEEFRPTLIHCQHLNFGLSRAFAEEAPGIPKAGICHGTDVQSATQSEFFLANLRAIRARMDVLLFPARRMAEDYFAVDPSTLEYEVIPHGIPDDFYVSRAEDEALSPRAPSPLRVLYAGRLTPWKGADIAVEAMRHVPGGIHLTVIGNEDSPGYLARLHAEVASQGLESRVRFEGHLPRRTLLERFSGCDVCVFPSRRLEAFSLTTLEAQARGAVVVYADAGGIVDVVGDSGVRLVENTPRELARVLVQLRDEPEMLRHYRARGHRNAEQYRMSVIRPRFFGLARKHAQRAHLHAGSAA
- a CDS encoding dCTP deaminase domain-containing protein; the encoded protein is MGHPLYGSRLMREMGPVLGGTLSDANLGPGFDFSMPFWGAAAPPEGFLLQPGRVYLGSTQEVIGTDTYVPSLIGRSSLGRLGLFLQITADLGHLHVPQAPGRPLMILTGPKELYRDFEKPRELP